Proteins encoded by one window of Gemmatimonadaceae bacterium:
- a CDS encoding transketolase C-terminal domain-containing protein — MTTVPPPRGSRARVSSKAPAAPAPSAADSAPNSGAAGSRFDWRGIAYHALVSRALDDVEEATNKNRASVPREHVVLYQFSARGHDVAQAILGSLLTHPRDAASAYYRSRPLLLSLGLSVEDALASPLGRSGGFSDGRDIGVVCNLPSRDCPIVLPMSGDVGSQFTPCAGWAQSIRYHTDVLGDASWKGAIAVVLGGEGSVATNGFWSALTMATTLSLPMLFYVEDNGLGLSVRGDMQTPGANIARNLASFGNLFIRDGDGTNPGEAAKLLAEGVAHVRGGGGPALVRLTVPRLSSHSGPDNQRGYRTDAEIAADAARDPMPRLRAHLVPSILSETQWSELEADVARDVQQALDAARARPYPDPANVAHWVYADDTPGSPEAFGGLSRAERAELDGTDVPTEGGDVVRFAESVRRTLRHELEANPKCLVFGEDVGRKGGVHLVTEGLQKQFGDRRVFDTSLSEEGIIGRAVGMAISGLMPVAEIQFRKYADPAAEQLNNCGTLRWRTANRFAAPIVVRMPGGFGKDVGDPWHSLSDEVRFAHAYGWRVAIPSDAADAAGLLRAAMRGADPTIFFEHRSLLMTSEGSAHYPGDDYVLPFGRAAVRMAGSDVTLVTWGAMVHRCIEAAGRFGDRVEVIDLRTIAPWDRACVLESVEKSGRCAIVHEDNLTAGFGAEIAATVARDAFWSLDAPVDRIAVEDVPMPYHPILLEAVLPSVDTIAERIERLLAV; from the coding sequence GTGACGACCGTTCCACCACCCCGCGGGTCGCGCGCGCGCGTGTCGAGTAAAGCGCCGGCTGCCCCCGCGCCTAGCGCGGCCGACTCCGCGCCGAATTCCGGCGCGGCCGGCTCGCGCTTCGATTGGCGGGGCATCGCGTATCACGCACTGGTCTCGCGCGCGCTCGACGACGTCGAAGAGGCGACCAACAAGAACCGCGCGAGCGTTCCGCGCGAGCATGTTGTGCTCTACCAGTTCTCGGCGCGCGGACACGACGTCGCCCAGGCGATTCTCGGGTCGCTCCTCACGCATCCGCGCGACGCCGCGAGCGCCTATTATCGCTCGCGCCCCCTTCTCCTCTCGCTCGGATTGAGCGTCGAGGACGCTCTGGCGAGTCCGCTGGGACGTTCAGGGGGATTCAGCGACGGGCGTGACATCGGCGTGGTTTGCAACCTTCCGAGCCGCGACTGCCCGATCGTGCTTCCGATGTCGGGCGACGTGGGTTCTCAGTTCACGCCGTGCGCCGGATGGGCGCAGTCGATTCGCTACCACACGGACGTACTCGGCGACGCGAGTTGGAAAGGCGCGATCGCAGTGGTCCTGGGCGGTGAGGGTTCTGTCGCCACGAACGGGTTCTGGTCCGCCCTCACGATGGCGACCACCCTTTCGCTGCCGATGCTGTTCTACGTCGAGGACAACGGGCTCGGACTTTCCGTCCGCGGCGACATGCAGACGCCGGGCGCCAACATCGCCCGAAACCTGGCATCGTTCGGCAATTTGTTCATTCGCGACGGCGACGGGACGAATCCTGGGGAAGCCGCGAAGCTCCTCGCCGAAGGTGTCGCGCACGTGCGAGGAGGCGGCGGTCCCGCGTTGGTGCGTCTCACGGTGCCGCGCCTGTCGAGCCATTCAGGCCCGGATAATCAGCGCGGCTATCGAACCGACGCGGAGATCGCCGCCGACGCGGCGCGCGACCCGATGCCGCGCCTCCGCGCGCACCTCGTTCCGTCGATCCTGAGCGAAACACAGTGGAGCGAGTTGGAGGCCGACGTCGCGCGCGACGTGCAGCAGGCGCTGGACGCAGCCCGCGCGAGGCCGTACCCCGACCCCGCCAACGTCGCGCACTGGGTCTACGCGGACGACACTCCCGGTTCGCCCGAGGCGTTCGGCGGGCTTTCACGCGCCGAGCGCGCCGAGCTCGACGGGACGGACGTTCCTACAGAAGGCGGAGACGTCGTCCGCTTCGCCGAATCGGTGCGACGGACGTTGCGACACGAGCTCGAGGCCAACCCCAAGTGCCTCGTGTTCGGCGAGGACGTCGGACGCAAAGGTGGAGTGCACCTCGTCACCGAGGGACTCCAGAAGCAATTCGGCGATCGCCGTGTGTTCGACACGAGTCTCTCCGAGGAAGGCATTATCGGGCGCGCGGTCGGAATGGCGATCAGCGGCCTCATGCCCGTGGCTGAGATTCAGTTCCGGAAGTACGCCGATCCCGCCGCGGAGCAGTTGAACAACTGCGGCACGCTTCGCTGGCGGACCGCGAACCGGTTCGCGGCGCCAATCGTGGTGCGAATGCCGGGTGGGTTCGGAAAAGACGTCGGCGACCCGTGGCACAGCTTGAGTGATGAAGTGCGCTTCGCGCATGCCTACGGTTGGCGCGTCGCGATTCCGTCCGACGCGGCCGATGCGGCGGGGCTGCTGCGCGCGGCGATGCGCGGCGCCGATCCGACGATTTTCTTCGAGCACCGCTCGCTGTTGATGACGAGCGAAGGGAGCGCGCACTATCCCGGCGACGACTACGTGCTTCCTTTCGGACGCGCCGCGGTTCGAATGGCCGGCAGCGACGTCACGCTGGTGACGTGGGGCGCGATGGTGCACCGGTGCATCGAAGCCGCCGGCCGCTTCGGCGATCGCGTCGAAGTGATCGATCTCCGCACGATCGCTCCTTGGGATCGCGCGTGCGTACTCGAGTCGGTCGAGAAGTCCGGCCGATGCGCGATCGTCCACGAGGACAATCTCACGGCAGGTTTTGGCGCGGAGATCGCGGCCACCGTGGCTCGCGACGCCTTCTGGTCGCTCGACGCGCCCGTCGATCGCATCGCCGTCGAAGA
- the paaG gene encoding 2-(1,2-epoxy-1,2-dihydrophenyl)acetyl-CoA isomerase PaaG, with protein MGRDFTATTATMAEILCEVADGVAAITLNRPDVLNSFTRPMAAALLESLGRAAEDQTIRAVLLTGAGRGFCAGQDLAEAAPSNDVMPDLGDFVRDSYNPIVRAIRTLEKPVVCAVNGVAAGAGANLAFACDIVFASSSATFIQSFAKIGVIPDSGGTFILPRIVGLQRASVMTMLAEKMTAEQARDWGLIYMVVDAPALLETALGTARYLATQPTRGLGLIKRGFNRSLGVDLETQLDYEEELQREAGATADYAEGVHAFLEKRKPVFTGR; from the coding sequence ATGGGTCGCGATTTCACAGCCACTACCGCAACGATGGCCGAGATTCTCTGTGAAGTAGCCGACGGCGTGGCCGCGATCACGCTCAACCGGCCGGACGTTCTCAACAGCTTCACGCGCCCGATGGCTGCGGCCTTGCTCGAATCGCTCGGGCGCGCTGCCGAGGATCAGACGATCCGCGCCGTCCTGTTGACCGGCGCCGGGCGCGGGTTTTGTGCGGGCCAGGATTTGGCCGAAGCCGCTCCGAGCAACGACGTCATGCCAGACCTCGGCGACTTCGTTCGCGACAGCTACAACCCGATCGTTCGCGCGATTCGGACGCTGGAGAAGCCAGTCGTCTGCGCGGTGAACGGGGTTGCGGCGGGCGCTGGCGCCAATCTCGCGTTCGCGTGCGACATCGTCTTCGCCTCGTCCAGCGCGACGTTCATTCAATCGTTCGCGAAGATCGGAGTCATCCCCGACAGCGGCGGGACTTTCATTCTTCCGCGCATCGTTGGACTGCAGCGGGCATCGGTCATGACGATGCTTGCCGAAAAAATGACAGCCGAGCAGGCGCGTGATTGGGGTCTGATCTACATGGTCGTGGATGCTCCAGCGCTGCTCGAAACAGCTTTAGGTACGGCGCGCTATCTCGCTACGCAGCCGACGCGTGGACTGGGACTGATCAAGCGTGGCTTCAACCGGTCGCTCGGTGTGGATTTGGAGACGCAGCTCGACTACGAGGAGGAACTGCAGCGCGAGGCCGGGGCGACGGCCGACTATGCCGAGGGCGTTCACGCGTTCCTCGAGAAGCGCAAACCGGTTTTCACCGGCCGTTGA
- a CDS encoding 3-hydroxyacyl-CoA dehydrogenase NAD-binding domain-containing protein, which yields MAPPPRHPLDASTVVGVVGAGAMGTGIAQVASSAGHRVVLADSMGGAVDRARASIVKAVARDVEKKRMTSEAADALVSRIDFRAEPLDFERSPYHRCGLVIEAIVEDLAAKRSVVQRLSISTRDALLATNTSSLSVTAIAAACPSPDRVIGLHFFNPPPLMPLVEVVPRAGGSAPLVEECVQLMRAWGKVPVVASDTPGFIVNRVARPFYGESIRILEEGIADCATIDWAMRELAGFRMGPFELMDFIGNDVNYAVTRAVYDGMFNDPRYKPSITQQRLVEAGRFGRKSGRGYYDYGSGATAAEPTKDPALGRQVVDRVLAMLMNEAIDAVYMRVASPADVDLAMTRGVNYPKGLLAWADELGAAVVLERMERLQAEFGEDRYRASPLLKRTARASGRFLPSA from the coding sequence ATGGCCCCTCCCCCCCGCCACCCGCTCGACGCGAGCACCGTGGTCGGCGTCGTCGGCGCCGGCGCGATGGGAACCGGGATCGCGCAAGTGGCGTCGTCGGCGGGTCACCGGGTCGTCCTCGCCGACTCGATGGGCGGTGCCGTGGATCGAGCCAGGGCCTCGATCGTCAAAGCAGTCGCGCGCGACGTCGAGAAGAAGCGAATGACCAGCGAGGCCGCCGACGCGCTCGTGTCACGCATCGACTTCCGCGCCGAGCCGCTCGATTTCGAGCGATCGCCCTATCATCGCTGTGGCCTCGTGATCGAGGCGATCGTCGAGGACCTCGCGGCCAAGCGATCGGTGGTGCAACGGCTCTCGATCTCGACCAGGGACGCCCTGCTCGCGACGAACACGTCATCGTTGTCCGTGACGGCCATCGCGGCCGCGTGCCCCTCGCCCGACCGGGTGATCGGTCTCCATTTCTTCAATCCGCCGCCGCTGATGCCACTGGTCGAGGTCGTACCTCGCGCCGGCGGCTCGGCACCGCTGGTCGAGGAGTGCGTTCAGCTGATGCGCGCTTGGGGCAAGGTGCCGGTGGTCGCGTCCGATACGCCCGGGTTCATCGTGAATCGCGTGGCGCGGCCGTTCTACGGCGAATCAATCCGCATCCTCGAGGAGGGAATCGCCGACTGCGCGACGATCGACTGGGCGATGCGCGAGCTCGCCGGCTTTCGCATGGGACCGTTCGAGCTGATGGACTTCATCGGCAACGACGTCAACTACGCCGTGACGCGCGCGGTCTACGACGGGATGTTCAACGATCCGAGGTACAAGCCGTCGATCACGCAACAGCGACTCGTCGAAGCTGGACGTTTCGGCCGCAAATCGGGGCGCGGCTACTACGATTACGGGTCGGGTGCCACCGCGGCTGAGCCGACAAAAGATCCCGCCCTGGGACGGCAAGTGGTCGACCGCGTGCTCGCGATGCTGATGAACGAGGCGATCGACGCGGTCTACATGCGGGTCGCGTCGCCGGCCGACGTCGATCTCGCGATGACGCGCGGGGTCAACTACCCCAAAGGCCTGCTCGCGTGGGCCGACGAGCTTGGCGCGGCGGTCGTACTCGAGAGAATGGAGCGGCTCCAGGCGGAATTCGGCGAGGATCGATACCGTGCGAGCCCGCTCCTCAAGCGCACGGCACGCGCGAGCGGCCGCTTCCTCCCCTCGGCATGA
- a CDS encoding hotdog fold thioesterase, which yields MTTSNSAAFEEQALAERVVSAMMARDAFSRWLGIEVLDVRPRGATIRMRVRDDMLNGFGVCHGGALFSLADSALAFACNTHGRVTVSIENSVTYPVAIQAGDELTADAIEENATRKLAFYRVEVRRAGAIVSIFRGTVFNTEKPFFTDSKP from the coding sequence ATGACCACATCGAATTCCGCGGCATTCGAGGAACAGGCCCTGGCCGAGCGCGTCGTGTCCGCGATGATGGCACGCGACGCATTCAGTCGGTGGTTGGGCATCGAGGTGCTCGACGTACGGCCGCGTGGCGCCACGATTCGTATGCGGGTGCGGGACGACATGCTGAACGGCTTCGGCGTCTGCCACGGGGGCGCGCTGTTTTCGCTCGCGGACAGCGCGCTCGCGTTTGCCTGCAACACGCATGGGCGCGTGACGGTGAGCATCGAGAACAGCGTGACTTACCCGGTGGCGATTCAAGCGGGCGACGAGCTGACCGCCGATGCGATCGAGGAGAATGCGACCCGGAAACTGGCTTTCTACCGTGTCGAGGTGCGGCGCGCGGGCGCGATCGTCAGCATCTTTCGGGGGACCGTGTTCAACACCGAGAAACCATTCTTTACCGACTCGAAGCCGTGA